In one window of Hevea brasiliensis isolate MT/VB/25A 57/8 chromosome 10, ASM3005281v1, whole genome shotgun sequence DNA:
- the LOC110633588 gene encoding 1-aminocyclopropane-1-carboxylate synthase 8, whose translation MRLLSRKATCNTHGQDSSYFLGWEEYEKNPYDEIKNPTGIIQMGLAENQLSFDLLESWLANNPDAAVFKKDGQSIFRELALFQDYHGLPAFKKALVDFMAEIRGNRVTFDQNKIVLTAGATSANETLMFCLAEPGEAFLLPTPYYPGFDRDLKWRTGVEIVPIQCASSNGFQITAPALEEAYLEAQRRNLRVKGVLVTNPSNPLGTTMSRSELNLLVNFITAKGIHLISDEIYSGTVFSSPGFISIMEVLKDRKCENTEVWKRVHIVYSLSKDLGLPGFRVGAIYSNDEMVVSAATKMSSFGLVSSQTQYLLSALLSDNKFTKNYISENQRRLKQRQKLLVKGLEKAGISCLKSNAGLFCWVNMKHLLRSNTFEAEMELWKKIVYDVNLNISPGSSCHCTEPGWFRVCFANMSEETLKLAMDRLKSFVDSISKTTSHQMVKNSRKKYLTKWVFRLSFHDRGPKER comes from the exons ATGAGGCTCTTGTCTAGGAAAGCCACGTGCAATACTCACGGCCAAGATTCTTCTTACTTCCTAGGATGGGAGGAATACGAGAAAAACCCATACGATGAGATCAAGAATCCAACAGGGATCATTCAGATGGGTCTTGCAGAGAATCAG CTCTCCTTTGATCTTCTTGAGTCATGGCTAGCCAATAACCCTGATGCTGCTGTGTTCAAGAAAGATGGGCAATCCATATTTAGAGAGCTTGCACTCTTTCAAGATTATCATGGCCTCCCTGCTTTCAAGAAA GCATTGGTGGATTTCATGGCAGAAATAAGAGGAAACAGAGTGACTTTCGATCAAAACAAGATAGTTCTCACCGCTGGTGCAACTTCTGCAAATGAGACCCTCATGTTTTGCCTTGCTGAACCCGGCGAAGCCTTCCTTCTTCCAACTCCATACTACCCTGG ATTTGATAGAGATCTCAAGTGGAGAACTGGGGTTGAGATTGTACCAATTCAGTGTGCAAGCTCAAATGGCTTCCAAATCACTGCACCAGCTCTTGAAGAAGCTTATCTAGAAGCACAAAGACGCAACCTAAGGGTCAAGGGTGTCTTGGTCACAAACCCATCAAATCCATTAGGCACAACAATGAGCCGAAGTGAATTGAACCTTCTTGTAAACTTTATTACTGCCAAAGGCATTCATCTTATAAGCGATGAAATTTATTCGGGTACTGTGTTCAGTTCACCAGGCTTTATAAGTATCATGGAGGTTTTGAAAGATAGGAAATGCGAGAACACTGAAGTTTGGAAAAGAGTTCACATTGTGTACAGCCTTTCGAAGGATCTTGGCCTCCCTGGTTTTCGAGTTGGTGCAATTTACTCCAACGATGAGATGGTAGTATCCGCAGCAACTAAAATGTCTAGCTTCGGTTTAGTTTCTTCTCAAACACAATATCTTCTCTCTGCTCTTCTCTCCGATAACAAGTTCACCAAGAACTATATTTCAGAGAATCAGAGAAGGCTTAAACAGCGACAAAAATTGCTGGTCAAGGGCCTCGAAAAAGCCGGTATCAGCTGCCTCAAGAGCAATGCTGGCTTGTTTTGCTGGGTTAACATGAAGCATCTATTGAGGTCCAACACATTCGAAGCAGAAATGGAGCTCTGGAAAAAGATTGTTTATGACGTTAATCTAAATATCTCTCCTGGTTCTTCTTGCCATTGCACCGAGCCAGGGTGGTTCCGAGTCTGCTTCGCAAACATGTCAGAAGAAACACTAAAACTGGCTATGGACCGATTGAAGTCATTTGTGGACTCCATTAGCAAGACGACCAGCCACCAGATGGTGAAAAATTCAAGAAAGAAATATCTCACCAAGTGGGTTTTCCGGCTATCGTTTCACGACCGTGGGCCAAAAGAACGGTAG